One genomic region from Pseudochaenichthys georgianus chromosome 15, fPseGeo1.2, whole genome shotgun sequence encodes:
- the LOC117459937 gene encoding uncharacterized protein, translating to MIACSGMLRCGFTCMPMATGRRHTPRPPVSTSTCPSSADTHPDLQSPPPPVPPAQTHTQASSLHLHLSLQRRHTPRPPVSTSTCPSSADTPRPPVSTSTCPSSADTPPDLQSAPPPVPPAQTHTQTSSLHLHLSLQRRHTQASSLHLHLSLQRRHTPRPPVSTSTCPSSSDTKRNTRAFQFSPPPVPQRRHHPGLQSSNLHLSRQRRHHTPGLQSPPPPVPVQRDTHPRPPVLHPPLPPAQTHTRPPVSTIPPCPSSADTQPKASSLHLHLSLQRRHTPRPPVSTSTCPSSADTHPDLQSAPPPVPPAQTHPRPPVCTSTCPSSADTHPDLQSPPPHVPPAQTQTPDLHSAPPPVPPAQTHTQTSSLHLHIPPSQTHTQTFQSPPPHVPSSADTTPRPPVCTSTCPSSADTHPDLPVSTIRMSLQRRPHPDLQSAPPPVPPAQTTPRPPVCTSTCPSSADTPRPPVSTSTCPSSADTHPDLQSAPPPVPPAQTHTQTSSLHLHMSLQRRHTQASSLHLHLSLQRRHTPRPPVSTSTCPSSADTPRPPVSTSTWC from the exons ATGATTGCTTGTTCTGGAATGTTGCGCTGTGGTTTCACCTGCATGCCGATGGCCACAGGG CGCAGACACACACCCAGACCTCCagtctccacctccacctgtccCTCCAGCGCAGACACACACCCAGACCTCCagtctccacctccacctgtccCTCCAGCGCAGACACACACCCAGGCCTCCagtctccacctccacctgtccCTCCAGCGCAGACACACACCCAGACCTCCagtctccacctccacctgtccCTCCAGCGCAGACACACCCAGGCCTCCAGTCTCCACCTCCACATGTCCCTCCAGCGCAGACACACCCCCAGACCTCCAGTCTGCACCTCCACCTGTCCCTCCAGCGCAGACACACACCCAGACCTCCagtctccacctccacctgtccCTCCAGCGCAGACACACCCAGGCCTCCagtctccacctccacctgtccCTCCAGCGCAGACACACACCCAGGCCTCCagtctccacctccacctgtccCTCCAGCTCAGACACGAAGAGAAACACCCGAGCCTTCCAGTTCTCACCTCCACCGGTCCCTCAGCGAAGACACCACCCAGGCCTCCAGTCCTCCAACCTCCACCTGTCCCGCCAGCGCAGACACCACACCCCGGGCCTCCagtctccacctccacctgtccCCGTCCAGCGCGACACACACCCAAGACCTCCAGTCCTCCACCCGCCACTTCCTCCagcgcagacacacaccagaCCTCCAGTCTCCACCATTCCACCCTGTCCCTCCAGCGCAGACACACAACCCAAGGCCTCCAGTCTGCACCTCCACCTGTCCCTCCAGCGCAGACACACACCCAGACCTCCAGTCTCCACCTCCACATGTCCCTCCAGCGCAGACACACACCCAGACCTCCAGTCTGCACCTCCACCTGTCCCTCCAGCGCAGACACACCCCAGACCTCCAGTCTGCACCTCCACCTGTCCCTCCAGCGCAGACACACACCCAGACCTCCAGTCTCCACCTCCACATGTCCCTCCAGCGCAGACACAAACCCCAGACCTCCATTCTGCACCTCCACCTGTCCCTCCAGCGCAGACACACACCCAGACCTCCAGTCTCCACCTCCACATTCCTCCATCGCAGACACACACCCAGACCTTCCAGTCTCCACCTCCACATGTTCCCTCCAGCGCAGACACAACCCCCAGACCTCCAGTCTGCACCTCCACCTGTCCCTCCAGCGCAGACACACACCCAGACCTCCCAGTCTCCACCATCCGCATGTCCCTCCAGCGCAGACCACACCCAGACCTCCAGTCTGCACCTCCACCTGTCCCTCCAGCGCAGACCACACCCAGACCTCCAGTCTGCACCTCCACCTGTCCCTCCAGCGCAGACACACCCAGACCTCCAGTCTCCACCTCCACATGTCCCTCCAGCGCAGACACACACCCAGACCTCCAGTCTGCACCTCCACCTGTCCCTCCAGCGCAGACACACACCCAGACCTCCAGTCTCCACCTCCACATGTCCCTCCAGCGCAGACACACCCAGGCCTCCAGTCTGCACCTCCACCTGTCCCTCCAGCGCAGACACACACCCAGACCTCCAGTCTCCACCTCCACATGTCCCTCCAGCGCAGACACACCCAGGCCTCCAGTCTCCACCTCCACATGGTGCTGA
- the cdh1 gene encoding cadherin-1 has product MGTAQFAVLGILIAVFQASVLVPAEEPTCVPGFKSSRFIFKVSTQRLKPHTRLGKVAFTDCTDRTIFVFKSDDRHFTVQGDGILKVKELVHIRGNQDFFVHTWTSQGHKISVPVRVLHHSNHHGDHIHHNHQHQHHHHHTKVDPANKTQSVADQPVPILHFRKASAGLRRRKRDWVIPVISFSENVRGPFPLKVSRIRSNADKMKKIFYSITGPGADLDPVGLFTMDRDSGTLYLTQPLDREQKAVYQFLAHAVADDAGKGEEPMEINVKVIDQNDNKPVFSQDTYLGEVAEASAKGLEVIKVVATDADEPLTDNSDILYRIIDQEPKLPAHNLFEINPQNGVIRVNAGGLDREKYPKYTLVVQATDMRGVGLNGETKVILTVTDSNDIAPVFTQPLYEASVAENKADTLVVTMSVTDGDEPHSPAWNAKFTIVDGDPGGLFTVKTGTNKLEGIISTVKGLDFEKSGTHTLMVAVENEVPFATPLPTATATVVVTVEDVNEAPIFDPMEKHVTKREDLEVDAQVVQYTASDPDYARKQKVMYRIIRDPAGWLSVAKDTGLIKVKNPMDRESLFVKDNKYTVLIGAYDNDEVPATGTGTLIIQLDDVNDNAPTITERLIRLCNKEPASHLLAVTDKDGPGFTAPYSVSLQGLSNSNWTARMNASKTGILLHLATELPSGDYTVVLRLADNQGLEQDSTVQAEVCDCTGEEVVCKRRVAGDPDLPVILGILGGILLLLMLVLLLLLFARRRGGEQKEPLLQDDDIRDNIYYYDEEGGGEDDQDYDLGVLHRGLDNRPDVIRDDVLPNFMPAPLYRPRPANPDEIGNFIVDNLKAADNDPTAPPYDSLLVFDYEGGGSDAGSLSSLNSSSSGDQDYDCLSDWGPRFKKLADMYGGGEDDDML; this is encoded by the exons ATGGGGACCGCTCAGTTCGCGGTTTTGGGAATTTTAATCGCCGTTTTTCAG GCCTCTGTCTTAGTGCCTGCCGAAGAGCCAACATGTGTACCTGGATTCAAGTCAAGCAGGTTCATCTTCAAAGTGTCCACACAGCGCCTGAAGCCACACACACGACTGGGGAAAG TGGCCTTCACTGACTGCACAGACCGCACCATCTTTGTCTTCAAAAGTGATGACAGGCATTTCACGGTACAGGGAGACGGCATACTGAAG GTGAAAGAACTTGTACATATTCGTGGGAACCAGGATTTCTTCGTCCACACCTGGACCTCTCAAGGACACAAAATTAGTGTTCCTGTCAGAGTATTGCATCATAGCAATCACCATGGAGACCACATACACCACAACCACCAGCACCAGCACCATCACCACCATACTAAAGTGGACCCTGCTAATAAGACTCAG AGTGTCGCCGATCAGCCGGTGCCCATTCTGCATTTCCGCAAAGCTAGTGCAGggctgaggaggaggaagagagacTGGGTCATTCCTGTCATCAGTTTCTCGGAGAACGTCAGAGGACCCTTCCCACTGAAAGTCTCTCGG ATCCGATCCAATGCGGACAAGATGAAGAAGATCTTCTACAGCATCACTGGTCCAGGAGCTGATCTGGATCCTGTTGGCCTGTTCACCATGGACCGAGACTCTGGCACTCTGTACCTCACGCAGCCCCTGGACAGAGAGCAGAAGGCTGTATACCAG TTCCTAGCACACGCGGTAGCAGATGATGCAGGAAAGGGCGAGGAACCAATGGAAATTAATGTGAAAGTGATTGACCAGAACGACAACAAACCTGTTTTCTCCCAAGACACCTACCTGGGGGAAGTGGCTGAGGCCTCGGCAAAAG GTTTAGAGGTGATCAAGGTTGTTGCCACCGATGCTGATGAGCCACTGACTGACAACTCGGATATCCTCTACAGAATTATAGACCAGGAGCCAAAACTGCCCGCACACAACCTGTTTGAAATCAACCCCCAGAACGGAGTCATCAGAGTCAATGCCGGTGGGCTAGACAGAGAG AAATACCCAAAGTACACTCTGGTTGTACAAGCCACTGACATGAGGGGAGTAGGCTTAAACGGAGAAACCAAAGTAATCCTTACTGTGACAGACAGCAACGACATCGCTCCGGTCTTCACTCAGCCATTG TATGAGGCATCAGTAGCTGAAAATAAAGCGGACACTCTGGTCGTCACCATGTCAGTAACCGACGGAGACGAGCCACATTCCCCAGCCTGGAACGCCAAGTTCACCATCGTGGATGGTGATCCCGGAGGACTTTTCACAGTGAAAACAGGAACCAACAAGCTGGAAGGAATCATCTCGACTGTCAAG GGGCTGGACTTTGAGAAGAGTGGCACGCACACTCTGATGGTTGCCGTGGAGAATGAGGTTCCTTTTGCCACTCCTCTGCCCACTGCCACGGCCACAGTGGTGGTGACAGTGGAGGATGTCAATGAAGCTCCAATCTTTGATCCAATGGAGAAGCATGTGACTAAACGGGAAGACCTTGAGGTTGACGCTCAGGTGGTGCAGTACACCGCCTCTGACCCAGACTATGCCCGAAAACAGAAAGTCAT GTATAGAATAATTAGAGACCCCGCTGGCTGGCTGAGCGTGGCCAAAGACACAGGCCTGATCAAAGTAAAAAACCCCATGGACAGAGAGTCCCTCTTCGTCAAGGACAACAAATACACCGTTCTCATTGGTGCATATGACAATG ATGAAGTCCCAGCCACAGGAACTGGCACTCTCATTATTCAGCTCGACGATGTTAATGACAATGCCCCCACCATTACCGAACGTCTAATCAGG CTGTGTAACAAGGAACCGGCCTCCCACCTGCTGGCGGTGACGGATAAAGACGGACCAGGCTTCACTGCTCCGTACAGCGTCTCTCTACAGGGCCTGTCCAATAGCAACTGGACCGCTAGGATGAATGCATCAA AAACGGGCATACTCCTGCATTTGGCCACAGAGCTGCCCAGTGGAGACTACACTGTGGTCCTGAGGTTGGCAGACAACCAGGGCTTGGAGCAGGACAGCACGGTTCAGGCCGAAGTGTGTGACTGCACCGGAGAGGAAGTGGTCTGCAAACGCCGTGTGGCAGGGGACCCTGACTTGCCTGTCATTCTGGGAATACTGGGAggcatcctgctgctgctca TGCTGGTGTTGCTGCTGCTTCTGTTTGCGAGACGGAGAGGAGGCGAGCAGAAGGAACCGTTACTGCAGGACGACGACATCCGAGACAACATCTATTACTACGATGAAGAGGGAGGCGGAGAGGACGATCAG gactATGATCTGGGTGTTCTCCACCGCGGTCTAGACAACCGGCCCGACGTCATCAGAGACGACGTGCTGCCGAACTTCATGCCGGCTCCTCTGTACCGGCCCCGCCCCGCCAACCCAGATGAAATCGGAAACTTCATCGTGGAT AACCTGAAGGCCGCCGACAACGACCCCACTGCCCCCCCCTACGACTCCCTACTGGTATTTGACTATGAGGGAGGCGGATCGGACGCGGGAAGCCTCTCCTCCTTGAACTCGTCGAGCAGCGGGGATCAGGACTACGACTGCCTCAGTGACTGGGGGCCCCGCTTCAAGAAGCTGGCCGACATGTACGGAGGAGGAGAAGATGATGATATGCTGTAA